From the Ensifer adhaerens genome, the window GCACTCGGTATCGAGGATGGCGACCTCTCACTCGCCGAACGGCGCCTGCGCGACGCGCAGCAAGCGCTCTCGGACGCCCTGGAGCGCAACGCATCCGATCAGGAAATCGCCAAGCTGATGCAGGAACTGCGCCAGGCAATGCAGGAATACATGCAGGCTCTCGCCCAGCAGGCGGCAAAAGACCCGCGCATGGCCGGAAAGATGAACCCGAACAACATGCTGCGCCAGCAGGACCTCGAGAGGATGATGAACCAGATCGAGAACCTGGCGCGTTCCGGCGCGCGCGATCAGGCGCGCCAGATGCTTTCGGAACTGCAGCGCATGATGAACAATCTGCAGGCCGGTCGCGGCCAACAGCAGATGGGCCAGCAGAACGATGCCGCGAGCCAGCAGATCGAAAAGCTCGGAAAATTGCTGCAGGATCAACAGAAGCTCATGGACGAGACCTTCAAGCTCGACCAGGCGCAGCGCGACCGAATGCAGCGCGGCGACCCGCTGCAGGGCGAGGACAACGAGCTCTTCGGTCAGGAGATGCCGCAGGATCCGGGGCAGCAAGGCGATCCGAATGGCCAGCCCAACCCGCTCGACGACATGACCGCCGAACAGCTCAAGGATGCGCTCAAGCAGCTGAAGCAGCAGCAGGACGCACTTGGCAAGCAGCTCGGTGAACTCAACAAGAGCCTGGAAAACATGGGCATCAAGCCGGGCAAGGGCTTCGGCGAGGCCCAGCGCGAAATGGATGGCGCCTCCGGCGCGCTTGGCAAGGGCCAGGGCGAACAGGCGGTCGGCAACCAGGGCCGCGCGCTACAGGCGCTGCGCCAGGGCGCCCAGGACATGATGAACCAGATGCAGAGCCAGGGTCAGGGCCCCGGCATGGGCGTCCCGCAATTCGGCCAGAACGACCGCGACCCGCTCGGCCGGCCCCAGAACAACCGCGGTCCGGAATTTGGCGATCACGTCAAGGTGCCTGAGGAGTTCGACACGCAACGCGCCCGTCAGATCCTCGAAGAAATCCGCCGCCGGCTCGGAGACAATCTGTCGCCTGAGGTTGAGCGCCAATATCTCGAGCGCCTGCTCGACATGCAATGAGCCCCGACGCAGCTTCGCGCCAGTCGATCTGATACGTCAGTGCCAAAGGGCCACGGCGTCGCGGCGTGTGGCCTGACGCACGCGACCTTGGCAACAATCAGTCTTCGGATTGGGGGGCGTCAGGCGGCGAGCGCCAGCGCAACGGCCTTGCGGATATCGGGAAGGGAAAAGGGCTTGGAGATGACGTCGACGATCTTGTCGGCCAGATCGTCGGCGCGTTCGCGCTGTTCGGCATAGCCGGTCATCAGCAGAATCTTCATTGCCGGAAAAGCGGCCGACGCCTGGTGCGTCAGTTCGATCCCGTCCATCACCGGCATGCGAATATCGGAAAGCAGAAGATCGAAAGCCTCGCTCTGCAGGCAGGCAAGGCCGTCGGCACCGTCGCCCGCCTCGACCGTCTCATGGCCGTCGAGCTTCAGTGCCCGCGCGACGAAGGAACGCAACGCGTCCTCGTCCTCGGTAATCAGGATCTTCGCCATCATGGCCTCCGCGTTTCCGAGGCGCGGCTTTACGCCGGCGCCCGCACCTGATCCAAAAGGTTACAGCGGGCGTCGGTCATCGACCGGACACGACGGCGCTGCAGCACCACGAATCCGATAGGGAATCACCACGCGGTGCATCCCCAACCAACCAGTTTTTCGTTTGTGTTCGGTAAACGCGGAGCGACCGGATTTCAGGGTCGACGTCCCGTTTTGGCACACTTACTCGGCGTCACCCGTGACGACACCCACGAAAGGCAGCTCGCGGAAGGCGTAGGCCACGTCCATGCCGTAGCCGACGACGAAATGATCGGGGCACTCAAAACCGACATAATCGGCCTCGAGTTCGACCCGGCGCTTGACCCGCTTGTCGAGCAGCACGGCGATCGTCACGTTACGGGCGCCACGCTCGTACATCAACTCCTTGGCGAAACGCAGCGTCCGGCCGGATTCGAGAATGTCGTCGATCAGAAGCACGTCGCGTCCATGCACGTCGCTGTCAATATCCTTGGTGATCTTGACGCCCTGCGAGACGGTGCCGGTGCCGTAGCTCGACAGAGTGATGAACTCGACTTCCGGCGCAAGGCCGGCCGAATGCATGGCGCGGATCAGGTCGGCGGCGAAGATGAACGACCCCTTGAGCACCGCGATTACCAGCAGATCCTTGTGCGGACCGTTGACGATCATCCCGGCCAGCTCGCTGTTGCGCGCGGCAATCGTTTCGGCCGTGTAGAGAGGTTCGATATTCTTACCGCGAACGACGGGCATCAAGGCTTCTCCAGCGTTTCATCCGGAAGACCGAAGCCTTCCCATCCGCGCCGCTTAGCACAATCAGCGTGCCGAAACACCGTTTTCAGCGAAGGAAACCGTCACATCGGGCATTTTTCCACCTGCATAGGGCAGTCGCGTCATGAAATGGCGGCTCTCGCCGGGGGCAATCGCCGCACCTTCCGGCATCACGCGCGTGGTCGTCACCTGCCGCCCGTTGGCCGCCACCCCCACCAGGACAAGAGGCAAACGCTGTTCGACGTCCGAGCGGTTGTCGATCGAGCCATACACCGAAAGCACCCGCATGCCGCCGGAATAATCGAGAGTGGTCGTCACCCCAGTGATCAAAAGCGGCTGCACATCTGCCTGCCCGTCACCGGCAAAACCGACAATCCCCAGGAAGGATGCGAGCGCAAAACCCGCGACCAGGCCGGCGAAGCGGCGCGCCGGCATGTCGCGCAGCCGCCCTTCGGCAAGGCTCAGCGCCCGGGCGGCAAGCGACGTCTTTTCGGCCACGACCGTCAAGGTCGGCCGTTTCCGATTTCGGCTCTTCGCATTGTCGTTGAACACCGCATAGGGCGCACGGCGCGACGGGCCGGCAATCACCTCGAACTCGGCATCGACGTAGTCGACACGTCTCGGCATCGCGGCTGCCTCCCGCCCACCCCTTTCGGGCGGCAAGAAGTCCGCGGAGGCGCCTGCGGCTTTGGTCCGGAATGCGTGCATGACCAGTTCCTCCTGTCTCACGCGGAGACGGGCGGCCGTTCGACCTGCCACCTCGGCTGCGAAACCATCGGGCAATGCGCGAACCCTTGGGTGTGCAAGAATCTAGGCATTGCATCAAATCTTTCCGACACGTAAACCGGAATGGTTAATGTTTCGGAAAGACGTCGCGAAAGCGGCACCTTTTCATGAAAAATTAACCGCTGCTTAACCATGATTCCGCTGGCGGTTTTGCCTTTCGAGGCTGGTCGTCCTATGCGCGGAGGACCGGAACCGGCCGTCGGTTGCAGGGCCGTGAGAGAGACTGGGCTGCCGCTTGATTCATTTTGAGAACGTCGGACTGCGATATGGCATGGGACCGGAAATCCTCCGGGACCTGACCTTCGATATTCCGCGCCGCTCGTTCCAGTTCCTGACCGGCCCGTCGGGCGCCGGCAAGACCACCCTTTTGCGACTGCTGTTCCTGTCGCTGCAGCCGACGCGCGGCCTGATCCGGATGTTCGACCGCAACATCTCGTCGATCCCGCGCGAAGAGTTCCCGATGCTGCGCCGGCGCGTCGGCATCGTCTTTCAGGATTTCCGCCTGCTCGACCACCTGACCACCTATGAGAACGTCGCCCTGCCGCTGCGTGTCCGCGGCAAGGAAGAATCGAGCTATCGCGCCGACGTTCTGGAGCTGCTGAAGTGGGTGGGCCTCGGCGAGCGTATCAACGTCCTGCCGCCGGTCCTTTCAGGCGGCGAGAAGCAGCGCGCAGCGATTGCCCGGGCGCTGATCGACCGGCCCGAGATCCTGCTTGCCGACGAGCCGACCGGCAACGTCGATCCGCCGATGGCCCGGCGCCTGCTCAATCTCTTCCTCGAGCTGAACCGGCTCGGCACGGCGGTTGTGATCGCCACGCACGATCTTTCGCTGATGGACCAGGTTGAAGCCCGGCGCATGATCCTTTCCCAGGGGCGGCTCGACATCTATGAGTGACAGCCGCACGAAAAGCCAGAACAAGGGCCTAGCCGAGCAGGCCCCGGAACAGCAGCCGCGCCGAACGGAGATGCGCGTGCGGCCGACCGGCCCGATCGTGCCTTCGACCAATGTCTCCGGCCATGCGCTGATGTGCGTCATCGCCATCATGTCGTTCCTTGCCTGCCTGACACTTGGCGGCGTCAGCATGGTTCGTGCAACGGCCCAGAGCTGGCAGTCGCAGATTTCGCGCGAGATCACCATCCAGATCAAGCCGGACGACAGCCTCGATATGGAAAAGGCGCTTGCCGACGCGCGCGATCTGGCGCTGACCTTCAGCGGTACGACGGATGGCAAGATCGTCGATCGCGCCGCTACCGCACGCCTGCTGGAACCCTGGCTCGGCGAAGGCCTCGATCTTGACGAACTGCCGGTACCACGGCTGATCATCATCACCATCGACGAGAGCAATCCACCCGACTTCGCCGCCATGCGCAAGGCGCTGACCGAAACGATCCCGCAGGCCTTTCTTGACGATCACCGCACCTGGGTCGACCGGCTCGTCGCCATGGCCAACACTACCGCCATGATCGGCACCGGCGTGCTGGCGCTGGTCTTCTCGGCCATGGTGCTGACGGTGATCTTCGCCACCCGCGGCGCCCTTTCCGGAAACCGTCACATCGTCGAGGTGCTGCATTTCGTCGGCGCAGAAGCCGGCTTCGTCGCCTCCGAATTCCAGAAGCATTTCTTGAGGATCAGCCTCAAGGGTGCCGGTACCGGCGGTCTGCTCGCTGCCCTGTCCTTCGCGCTTGCCGGCTTCTGGCAGTCTCGGACACTGGCGACACCGCAGACCGATCAGGCAACTGCGCTCTTCGGCACCTTCACGATCGGTTATGGCGGCTATCTAGGTATCGCCGCCATCATCGTCGTCATCGCCATCCTGACAACCGTGACGGCGCGCCTCACCGTCATGCGCACGATCTACGAGATCGATCTTATCCGTTCGGACCCTGGCCGTACGGACCTCTATCAGAGCTGACCCCCCAATGTTTCGCCGTGCCTCGATCCATTCCTTGCCGTAATCTGCGATTATGTGAAGAGATTCATGATGGCGCGAGAATTACGCGGGAACGGGATGGCCGAAGGAGGCAAATGGCAGGGGAGAGCCGACGATCGCCGGCGGCCCCGCAGCCTCTTGCGCAAAATTCTCCGACGGACGTTCTTCGTCCTGCTGTTGCCGCTCGCGCTCCTGATCGCTGCTTTCCTCAATTTCGCTGACACCGTCGCGTCGCTGCAGCCGCCGGTGCATCCCAAGGCGGACGCCATAGTCGTTCTGACCGGCGGCTTCCAGCGCATCGACCAGGCAGTCGACCTCCTGAAGGGTGGCGCCGGCAAGCGCCTGCTCATCTCCGGCGTCCACCCGACCACGACAGGCAGCCAGATCCGCCGCAATACTCAAAGCTCGGCCGATCTCTTCAAATGCTGCGTCGATATTGGCCATGAGGCGATCGATACGATCGGCAACGCCACGGAGACCGCGCAATGGATCCGTGATCGCGGCTATGCGAGCGTCCTCGTCGTCACCAACAATTACCACATGCCGCGCAGCCTGCTGGAGCTTCGGCGCACCCGTCCGGAAACCGAGTTCATCCCCTACCCGGTGGTCAACTCTGATCTGAAGACGACCAACTGGCTACGCAACCCGATGGTGCTGAAATCGATCCTCCTGGAATTCGGGAAGTACACGATCGCATCGGTTCGCGATTTCGCCGGCGCCCGTCCGACGAGCGGCCTGCGCACCGATCCCTCACGCGCCACGCCTGCGGAAGAGTAGGGCGAGCTAATACTTCGCTGCTGCAAAGTGAATGAGGACAGTTTTCCTTCGGCACGGTTTCGTGTAGGCAGCGATCAACCGGCCCGACGCCGGTCCCCGAGAACTCGCCTACGAGAGCGTGCCTGATGATCGTCTTGCGTTCGATCCTTTTCAACATGGTGTTCTACGCCAATCTGATCGTGCAGATGATCGTGCTGACGCCGATCTATTTCCTGCTGCCGCGCAAGAAGGCCTGGTTCGTTCCCAAGAACTGGGTGCGCAGCAACCACTGGCTGCTCGAAAAAATGGTCGGAACGACCTTCGAGATCGAGGGCCTGGAGAACATCCCTGATGTCCCCTACATCTTCGCCCCCAAGCACCAGTCCTTCTGGGACGCCTACGCGCTTTTGCCCTGGCTCAGCGATCCCTTTTATATCCTGAAGCGCGAACTCACCTGGATTCCGCTCTTCGGCTGGTATGTGCTCAAGCAACGCATGGTTCCGGTAAATCGCGCGGCGCGCGGCAAGGCCATGACCGGCGTCATGGATCGCACCAAGCAGGAAATGGCGACTGGCCGCGAGCTCATCATCTATCCGGAAGGCACGCGCCGGCCGCCAGGCGCGCCGGCCCAATACAAGTACGGCATCGCACGCCTCTACCGTGACCTCAACGTGCCGGTGGTGCCGGTAGCCATGCATCCCGGGCTCTTCTGGCCGCGCCGCAAGTTCCTGCGCTTTCCCGGCCACTTCAAGGTCCGCATTCTGCCGCCGATCGAGGCCGGCATGGACCCGGACGCCTTCCTTGCCAGACTGGTGGAAGTCACGGAGAAAGCCAGCGACGAGTTGCTCGTCGAAACGGTGAAGAACAATCCGCACCTGCCGCTGCCGCCGACCGCCGAGCAACGGCTGAAGGAATTGAAGGCCGCTGGGCGCGCCTGAGAAGTCAGGCCCGCGCGCGCTGGCGCGTCTGCTCGAGCAGGCCTACCACCTCTTCCAGCCAATGATCGCGAATGCCCATTTCCTTGAGATGGGCAAGCGTGTTGAACACATACTCGCTGTTCGGCCCGGACTTCCCGGTCGATACCGCGACGATGTCGGCTGCCTCGCCGGTGCTTAGCGTTCCGGCATATTGGACATGGGCGCGGTCGATGACATAGCCGAGCGCCGGAACCCGCCGCCCGTCGGCAAGCAGCACCGGCATCGTGCGCTCCTTGTAGACATGGGTCACCAGTTCCCGCTCGCGCAGATAGTCGACGACATCAGTCGCCTGCCTGCGCTCGACGCGAAATGCCGTGCCGATGCAGGAGCCGCCACGGTCGAGCCCAAGCACCAGTCCCGGCCGCTGTTCGGTGCCGCGGTGAACCCAGGAGTGCACGCATAGCGACCGGCGATAGCCGAATGCGCGTGCCGTCAGCTTCTCCTCGAAGGCAAAGCCCGGGTTCCACATCAGCGACCCGTAGCCAAAGACCCAAAATTCGTCCATATCCACTGTCATTCAACCCGTGCTGTCTGCTCTCGCCGCCGAATCATCATC encodes:
- a CDS encoding response regulator, with product MAKILITEDEDALRSFVARALKLDGHETVEAGDGADGLACLQSEAFDLLLSDIRMPVMDGIELTHQASAAFPAMKILLMTGYAEQRERADDLADKIVDVISKPFSLPDIRKAVALALAA
- the hpt gene encoding hypoxanthine phosphoribosyltransferase, with the protein product MPVVRGKNIEPLYTAETIAARNSELAGMIVNGPHKDLLVIAVLKGSFIFAADLIRAMHSAGLAPEVEFITLSSYGTGTVSQGVKITKDIDSDVHGRDVLLIDDILESGRTLRFAKELMYERGARNVTIAVLLDKRVKRRVELEADYVGFECPDHFVVGYGMDVAYAFRELPFVGVVTGDAE
- the ftsE gene encoding cell division ATP-binding protein FtsE gives rise to the protein MGPEILRDLTFDIPRRSFQFLTGPSGAGKTTLLRLLFLSLQPTRGLIRMFDRNISSIPREEFPMLRRRVGIVFQDFRLLDHLTTYENVALPLRVRGKEESSYRADVLELLKWVGLGERINVLPPVLSGGEKQRAAIARALIDRPEILLADEPTGNVDPPMARRLLNLFLELNRLGTAVVIATHDLSLMDQVEARRMILSQGRLDIYE
- a CDS encoding cell division protein FtsX, whose product is MSDSRTKSQNKGLAEQAPEQQPRRTEMRVRPTGPIVPSTNVSGHALMCVIAIMSFLACLTLGGVSMVRATAQSWQSQISREITIQIKPDDSLDMEKALADARDLALTFSGTTDGKIVDRAATARLLEPWLGEGLDLDELPVPRLIIITIDESNPPDFAAMRKALTETIPQAFLDDHRTWVDRLVAMANTTAMIGTGVLALVFSAMVLTVIFATRGALSGNRHIVEVLHFVGAEAGFVASEFQKHFLRISLKGAGTGGLLAALSFALAGFWQSRTLATPQTDQATALFGTFTIGYGGYLGIAAIIVVIAILTTVTARLTVMRTIYEIDLIRSDPGRTDLYQS
- a CDS encoding YdcF family protein is translated as MAEGGKWQGRADDRRRPRSLLRKILRRTFFVLLLPLALLIAAFLNFADTVASLQPPVHPKADAIVVLTGGFQRIDQAVDLLKGGAGKRLLISGVHPTTTGSQIRRNTQSSADLFKCCVDIGHEAIDTIGNATETAQWIRDRGYASVLVVTNNYHMPRSLLELRRTRPETEFIPYPVVNSDLKTTNWLRNPMVLKSILLEFGKYTIASVRDFAGARPTSGLRTDPSRATPAEE
- a CDS encoding lysophospholipid acyltransferase family protein, coding for MIVLRSILFNMVFYANLIVQMIVLTPIYFLLPRKKAWFVPKNWVRSNHWLLEKMVGTTFEIEGLENIPDVPYIFAPKHQSFWDAYALLPWLSDPFYILKRELTWIPLFGWYVLKQRMVPVNRAARGKAMTGVMDRTKQEMATGRELIIYPEGTRRPPGAPAQYKYGIARLYRDLNVPVVPVAMHPGLFWPRRKFLRFPGHFKVRILPPIEAGMDPDAFLARLVEVTEKASDELLVETVKNNPHLPLPPTAEQRLKELKAAGRA
- a CDS encoding gamma-glutamylcyclotransferase, which encodes MTVDMDEFWVFGYGSLMWNPGFAFEEKLTARAFGYRRSLCVHSWVHRGTEQRPGLVLGLDRGGSCIGTAFRVERRQATDVVDYLRERELVTHVYKERTMPVLLADGRRVPALGYVIDRAHVQYAGTLSTGEAADIVAVSTGKSGPNSEYVFNTLAHLKEMGIRDHWLEEVVGLLEQTRQRARA